The nucleotide window CCTGGTCGCCGACCTCGGGCCGCGCTCGCCCCGGACCGTCGTGCTGGAGCTGCTCGGCTGCGCGATGTCGGTCCTGCTGATCTTCCGGCTCTCGCAGCTCGCCACGCTCCTGAACCGCCGCGCCCTGCTCGACGTCCTCACCGGACTCGGCAACCGGGCCCTGCTCCAGGAGCGCCTGGACAACGCCGCTCCCCCCGACGAGGTGCTGCTGCTCGTCGACCTCGACGGCTTCCGCGATCTCAACGACAGCTTCGGCCACAAGGCCGGCGACGCGGTGCTGCTCGAGGCCGCCCGCCGGCTGCGCACGGTCGTGCCCGGCCACGCCACCGTGGTACGGATCAGCGGCGACGAGTTCGCCATCCTCGCCGCCACCGGCGACGGCGTCGACGGCCCGGCCGTGGCACAGCGCATCCTCGACGCGCTGCACCACCCGTACCAGCTGCCGGGCATGTCGGCCCGGCACCTCGCCGCGAGCATCGGCGTCGTGCCCATGCCGGCGAGCGCCCCGCGTACGCACGCGCTGCGCGATGCCGACCTGGCGCTGCGCAGCGCGCGGCACCAGGGCGGCAAGCAGTACGCCGTGTACGACGCCGCCGTGCACGCCGAGCGCCTCGCCAACACCCAGCTCGTGGCCGACATGCACCACGCCCTCGACGCCGGGGAGTTCAGCGTCCACTATCAGCCCGTCGTCGAGCTGGCCACCGGCGACATCGTCGCCGCCGAGGCGCTGCTGCGCTGGACCCGCCCCGACGGCACCTCCATCCCGCCGATGCAGTTCATCCCCCTCGCGGAACAGAGCGGGGCCATCGTGGCCATCGGCGGCTGGGTCATGGCCCAGGTCTGCGCCGACCTGTCCACCCTGCACCACGAGCACGGGCTGTCGGTCACCGTGAACGTCTCCGCGCACCAGCTGCGCGACCCGAAGTTCGCGCAGAGCGTTCTCGACCTGCTGCGGCAGAACGACGTGCCGGGCTCGGCGCTGATCGTGGAGATCACCGAGACGGTGCTCATCACCTCGGTCGTCGACGCCGCCACCTCCACCGAACAGCTACAGACCCTGCGCGACAACGGCGTCCGGATCGCCATCGACGACTTCGGCACCGGCTACTCCTCGCTGGCCTACCTGCGCCAGCTGCCCGTCGACATCCTCAAGATGGACGGATCCTTCACCGCCGAGCAGATCGAGCAGGGCGCCGCGAAGGACCTCGCGTTCATCCGCACCATCCTGGAGCTGAGCCGCATCCTGGGGTTGCAGACCATCGCCGAGGCGGTGGAGACCGCCACCCAGGCCGACCGGCTCAACGGCCTCGGCTGCGACCTGGCGCAGGGCTACCACTTCGCCCGGCCGGCACCCGTCGCGACCCTGCTCGACGCGCTCAGGCAGCGCGGCCCGTTACCCGTGATAGCGGTGGGTTCCGTCGTGCGATCCTGAAGGCATGAGCGAGTATCCGCGCGGGCTGGCAGCATTCTCCCTGGAGGGACGGAAGGCGCTGATCACCGGCGGCAACCGCGGCCTCGGGTACGCCTTCACCCAGGCCCTTGCCGACGCCGGCGCCTCGGTCGCGTTCATCGGGCGCGGCGCGGACGCCAACCAGGCGGCGGTCGACCGACTCGCGGACGCGGGCATCGCCGCACACGCCATCAGCGCCGACCTGACCCGCGACGACGACGTACAGCGCGGCGTCGACGAGGCCGTACACGCCCTCGGCGGCCTGGACATCGTCGTCAACAACGCCGGCGCCTGCGTACACAACCCGGCCTGGGACGCCACCGACGAACAGTGGCAGCAGGTCTTCGACCTCAACGTCCGCGCGGTCTGGAAGGTCAGCCTGGCCGCCGGCCGCCACCTGCGCGCCACCGGCGGCGGCTGCATCGTCAACATCGGCTCCATCTCGGGCCTGATCGTCAACCGGCCGCAGGCGCAGGCCCCCTACAACGCCTCCAAGGCCGCCGTCCACCAGCTCACCAAGTCACTGGCCGCGGAGTGGGCACCGGACAACATCCGGGTCAACGCCGTCGCGCCGGGCTACGTCAAGACGGAGATGGCCCCGGTGGACCGGCCGGAACTGCGCCGGATGTGGATCGAGGACGCCCCGCAGCAGCGCTACGCCATGCCCGAGGAGATCGCACCGACCGTGGTCTACCTCTGCTCCCCCGCGGCGGCCTTCGTCACCGGCTCCGTGCTCGTCATCGACGGCGGTTACACCGTCTACTGATCCACGGTGAAGATGACGGCCCGCCCGGCGGCCGCGGCCCGGCCGTAGAAGTCGCGCACCCGCGTGAACCAGTACCAGGTGTACGCGAAGTCCTCGTCGCTGAGCACGCCCTGGTAGCTCGCGGGGTCGATGCTGTCGTACCGCTGCCGCATCCACGCCTCGTCCACAACTTGAAGGCCCGCGGCGACCCGGGCCACCTCGTCGACCAGCACGTGGCTCACGACGTAGTCGTCGCCCTCGTAGTGGTGGCCGCCGCCGAGCACGGCCATGTCGAGCGGGGACAGGCGCCGGCCGCTGCCCAGGGTCCCGTCGCTCAGGCACCGGTGCATGGCGTCCCAGGCCTTGTCGGTCTCGCAGTCCAGCGGCTCGCCGTCCCAGTCGCCCATCTCGACCTCTTCGACGAACGCCCGTACCTCGTCGTCGTCGCGGGTCGCCACCAGCGCGGCCTCCTGCTCGGCCGTCAGCGCAAAGAACATCCCTCGACATCCCACGGCGGCACGGTACCCGACCCCGACGGTCAATAGAGCCAGCGGTCGAGCACACCGGGCCAGAACTGCCGCTCGTGGTCGCCGTCCGCGATGGCGGCCGGATCGATGGCCTCGATCCGGCCGAGGAGATCGGTCAGTTCGGCGAATGCCTGGTGCTCCGCCTCGGCGCTCTCGTCCCAGCAGTCGAGCACGGCCGACTCGGCGAAGCAGGTGCCGATCAGGTCTGTCTCGCTCGCACGCACGACGTGCCCGCGCCCGGCCCAGGACTCAAGCTCCTCGGTCGTCGGAGGCCTCACACCGGCCACCTCACAGGCCCCACTCCTGGAACCGGGCGAGGCGGTCCGGTGGCAGGCAGTCGGCGGGTTCCGTTCCAGGTCGACCGGGTACACCACGAAGTCGTCGGTGAGCCGGGCGAACCGCGCGGAGAGATCAGGCATGCGGGGATCGTACGAGCCGGCTACCCGGTTTTCGGTGCGTGGCCCGACCGGTGCAGCAGCCAGCCGGCGATCGGGATCACGATCAGCGTGCCGATGATCGCGCTCAGGATCCCGCCCCAGTCGAAGATGTCGTCGTCGCCGATCCCCATCCCGAGGGTGAAGATGACGTACCCGAGCATCGCCCCGGCCAGACCGAGCCCCACCGAGACCAGCCACGACGCCGGCCCGCTCATCTTGCGGAACGCGTCGCCTGGCATGAGCACTCTCGCGATGACGCCGGCGACGAAGCCGAGCAGTAATGCACCGATCATGTGGCCAGCTTCGACCTTCCTCGCCGCGCCGGCATCATCCGCCAGGGATGATCCTCGAACAGGCTACCGCGTACTCCTCTCGCTCTTCCCGGCCCAGGCGGACGCGCTGCGCGCACGGTACGACGAGGCGCTCGCCGTGATCTCCGACGGTCGCGCGAAGCGCGGCGGGATCCGGGTCGGCAAGGCCGCGGCCGCTGCCACGATCGCGGACCGCCGCGACGACGGCGCGTTCTCGGACGCGACCTGGCCGGTCGGCACCGCCCCGGGCGCATACCGGCTGACTCCGCCCGGGTTCGTCCAGGCCGGCGCCGGGTACGCGTTCCTGAAGCCGTTCGCCATCGACGGCAACCCGGCCACCGTGGCCGACCCGGCCTGGACGCCGTTGCGCGTCACCGCGCCGTCGCCGGAGTGGCCCTCCGGGCACGCCTGTTACACCTCCGCGATCATGGCCGCCCTGCGGACGTTCTTCGGCCGCGACGACCTGTCGTTCAGCGCCTACAGCGCCGAGTCCGGCACCACCCGGCACTTCGACAGCCTCTCCTCGGCCCGGACTGAACTGATGGGGGCACGGATCTGGGCCGGGGTGCACTACCGCGGCGCGTGAGGTCCTCGCCAAGGAGTTCGGCCGTCGCCGCTGACCCCCGCACAGGGTGGTCACGGCAGCGTGTCGCGCAGGTGGTGCAGCCAGCCGCCGAGCGAGGTGAGTGCGGCGACCTCGAACGACGCGCGGGCACCCTGCACCGGGCCCGCGGCGCCGGTGCGGTCCTCGATCGCGGACCGCTGCCGGTCGACGACCTTGCGGCAGGCGCCGATCGCACCGTCGAAGGTGTCGCGGTCGGCGTAGGCGACGGCGAGCATGGCCCGCGCGTAGACCTCCGACCGGTCGACGTCCGGCGGCGGGTCCAGCAACCAGGTCTGCTGGCGCCGCTGCCCGGCGGGGGTCAGTGCGACGACGCGCCGGGCCCCGCTCCGGGATCCCGGGTCCCAGGCGACCGTCCGGATGAAGCCGCCGCGCTCCAGCCGGGTGAGCGCGGCGACGATCCGGATCACGTCCGGCACCGGCCGGTCGCCGAAGAGGTCGGCGTAGCCCTGCCGCAGATCGAGGACGCTGCGTGGTTCGCGGCTGAGGAGCACCAGCAGGATGTCGCCCAATGCGGCCGCCATCAGAGCAGACACCCCTACTCATCGACCAGGTTCTTCTACAGGGTGTAGAAGTTAGCAGGCCGGGTACGCCGCGGCCCACTCCTCGACGGTGCGCGGCGGCCGGCCGGTGACCCGGTAGATCGTGTCGGTGACCGGGGCCGGCCGGCCCAGGTACCGTTCCCAGGCCGCGAAGAGGAGGTCGGCCGGCGCGTACGGGCTCATCGCGGACCGGGCCGCGGCGGGATCGAGCTCGACGTAGCGCAGGTGGCGACCGTGCGCGTGGCCGACCAGTTCGATCTGCTCGCGGTGGGTGAGCGACCGGGGCCCGGTCACGTGGTACTTCCGGCCGACGTGTTCGTCGCCGGTGAGCGCCGCCACGGCGATCGCGGCGAAGTCGGCCGTGTGGATCGGCGACCCGGCCGCCTCGGCGTACGGCCCGCGCACCACGTCGCCGGCGGCCAGCTGCCCTGGCACGTCGAAGGCCCACTGCAACGCGTCGGCCGAGGCGACGTCCAGCCGGAGGAACGTCCATTGCAGTCCGGCGTCCACGATGATCTGTTCGATCTCGTGGTGTGCGGCGGCCACCTCGTCGCGCTGCCGCTCGGCGTCGTCGTCGATCTCGGCCGTGGACTGGAACACGATGCGTTTCACCCCGGCGCGCTGCGCCGCGGCAACGAAGCCCGGCCCGACACCCGGCACGACGGCGAGCAGGAACGCGGCCTCGACGCCGGTCAGCGCGGCGGCCAGGCTGTCCGGGTCGCCGAGGTCCCCGGCG belongs to Amorphoplanes digitatis and includes:
- a CDS encoding putative bifunctional diguanylate cyclase/phosphodiesterase; this encodes MTSLPRASPVAPSAVGHRWYLGIGAIVLAAGSLVSPQVRPWVYMAVTASVMIAIAVGVRKYRPAWPAPWWLIVAGVGSTLLANLGWAMALTPAGVPRFPSVGDLFYAAALVLLALSVYWWVRPGQRRGAVEAAIMTLGGGAFSWALVIEPLLFDGRFSGLRLGSYLLYAGIDLVILVLTVRVVVVSRVRTPAYRLMAASACLLIITNTVNFAALLSGTNLDTLTALGWLGAYVLIGGAALHPSMARSTGNVAVNPSPAPRRRMLIYVSLILAISGLTVTSLVADLGPRSPRTVVLELLGCAMSVLLIFRLSQLATLLNRRALLDVLTGLGNRALLQERLDNAAPPDEVLLLVDLDGFRDLNDSFGHKAGDAVLLEAARRLRTVVPGHATVVRISGDEFAILAATGDGVDGPAVAQRILDALHHPYQLPGMSARHLAASIGVVPMPASAPRTHALRDADLALRSARHQGGKQYAVYDAAVHAERLANTQLVADMHHALDAGEFSVHYQPVVELATGDIVAAEALLRWTRPDGTSIPPMQFIPLAEQSGAIVAIGGWVMAQVCADLSTLHHEHGLSVTVNVSAHQLRDPKFAQSVLDLLRQNDVPGSALIVEITETVLITSVVDAATSTEQLQTLRDNGVRIAIDDFGTGYSSLAYLRQLPVDILKMDGSFTAEQIEQGAAKDLAFIRTILELSRILGLQTIAEAVETATQADRLNGLGCDLAQGYHFARPAPVATLLDALRQRGPLPVIAVGSVVRS
- a CDS encoding SDR family NAD(P)-dependent oxidoreductase, yielding MSEYPRGLAAFSLEGRKALITGGNRGLGYAFTQALADAGASVAFIGRGADANQAAVDRLADAGIAAHAISADLTRDDDVQRGVDEAVHALGGLDIVVNNAGACVHNPAWDATDEQWQQVFDLNVRAVWKVSLAAGRHLRATGGGCIVNIGSISGLIVNRPQAQAPYNASKAAVHQLTKSLAAEWAPDNIRVNAVAPGYVKTEMAPVDRPELRRMWIEDAPQQRYAMPEEIAPTVVYLCSPAAAFVTGSVLVIDGGYTVY
- a CDS encoding DUF1877 family protein, with protein sequence MFFALTAEQEAALVATRDDDEVRAFVEEVEMGDWDGEPLDCETDKAWDAMHRCLSDGTLGSGRRLSPLDMAVLGGGHHYEGDDYVVSHVLVDEVARVAAGLQVVDEAWMRQRYDSIDPASYQGVLSDEDFAYTWYWFTRVRDFYGRAAAAGRAVIFTVDQ
- a CDS encoding GlsB/YeaQ/YmgE family stress response membrane protein: MIGALLLGFVAGVIARVLMPGDAFRKMSGPASWLVSVGLGLAGAMLGYVIFTLGMGIGDDDIFDWGGILSAIIGTLIVIPIAGWLLHRSGHAPKTG
- a CDS encoding PadR family transcriptional regulator; translated protein: MAAALGDILLVLLSREPRSVLDLRQGYADLFGDRPVPDVIRIVAALTRLERGGFIRTVAWDPGSRSGARRVVALTPAGQRRQQTWLLDPPPDVDRSEVYARAMLAVAYADRDTFDGAIGACRKVVDRQRSAIEDRTGAAGPVQGARASFEVAALTSLGGWLHHLRDTLP
- a CDS encoding NAD(P)H-binding protein, yielding MILVTAATAPVGRSIVEQLVAAGIPVRTLTRDPGKADLPAGAEIVAGDLGDPDSLAAALTGVEAAFLLAVVPGVGPGFVAAAQRAGVKRIVFQSTAEIDDDAERQRDEVAAAHHEIEQIIVDAGLQWTFLRLDVASADALQWAFDVPGQLAAGDVVRGPYAEAAGSPIHTADFAAIAVAALTGDEHVGRKYHVTGPRSLTHREQIELVGHAHGRHLRYVELDPAAARSAMSPYAPADLLFAAWERYLGRPAPVTDTIYRVTGRPPRTVEEWAAAYPAC